In Trichormus variabilis 0441, a single genomic region encodes these proteins:
- a CDS encoding DUF5895 domain-containing protein, which translates to MARNQTKSTNSATEESTVSQSESPEQTVQNNTNIQKRKLAISKFANPEYNAPISNICICQVINHMEAEKVGLFIKDKYLAAINWQGQEPTHKHTFSSGTPEMGVLLQSPRMHILDVSPRYIEQRDDGKIVGVYESPDGYEMYQALGKDAAVLRRFYLLQLVDENNHNLHSVPIVLSIKGVASSKFGEAYKQFQRELEVAFARFTNATVAEKRAEFHRLGVFQPTFTPSLEPKEAVNQRDKSWVAVVTSYKSPNPDGSDFLEFFSEGKEIDIQTTMQANPEFSHRIGKTSTVVAEHNRLVGAADMPVAALPPSTAGQAYTAYSTEMEELPY; encoded by the coding sequence ATGGCAAGAAATCAAACAAAGTCTACTAATTCTGCTACTGAAGAAAGCACAGTATCCCAGTCTGAATCCCCTGAACAAACAGTTCAGAATAATACAAACATACAAAAGCGTAAATTAGCTATTTCTAAATTTGCAAATCCTGAGTACAATGCGCCGATTAGTAATATCTGCATCTGCCAAGTCATTAACCACATGGAAGCAGAAAAAGTCGGGTTGTTTATCAAAGATAAATACTTAGCAGCAATTAACTGGCAAGGACAAGAACCTACACACAAGCACACCTTCTCTAGTGGCACGCCAGAAATGGGAGTGTTGTTGCAATCGCCCAGGATGCACATTCTTGATGTTTCTCCCAGATACATTGAACAGCGCGATGATGGCAAAATTGTAGGAGTGTACGAATCACCTGATGGGTACGAAATGTACCAAGCACTTGGCAAAGATGCCGCAGTATTGAGAAGGTTCTATTTGTTGCAGCTTGTTGATGAAAATAATCATAACCTGCACTCAGTACCAATTGTCTTATCAATCAAAGGCGTTGCATCGTCAAAATTTGGCGAGGCTTATAAACAGTTCCAACGCGAACTAGAGGTTGCATTCGCCCGATTTACTAATGCAACTGTTGCTGAAAAACGTGCAGAGTTTCATCGCCTCGGTGTATTTCAACCCACCTTTACGCCATCTCTTGAACCTAAAGAAGCAGTCAACCAAAGAGATAAATCTTGGGTAGCAGTTGTCACTTCCTATAAATCACCAAATCCTGATGGAAGCGATTTTCTCGAATTCTTCTCAGAAGGCAAAGAAATTGATATCCAAACAACGATGCAGGCAAATCCCGAATTCTCTCACCGTATTGGTAAAACATCAACCGTTGTAGCAGAACATAATCGCCTGGTAGGTGCAGCTGATATGCCAGTAGCAGCACTTCCTCCTAGTACAGCAGGTCAAGCTTATACAGCATACAGTACTGAGATGGAAGAACTGCCCTACTAA
- the dnaN gene encoding DNA polymerase III subunit beta, producing MKLNIEQSKLAEILETAYLAISPKPTDPILGNILLIANEDGIVSATGTNLNLTIHTTTTANVETSGQVALPAKLLTDTINNVRGEISLEVENQACIITHNSGKCRLIGGKPDEFPTLPKGENPIEVNLSAKKLQTALEGTLYCTNGDETKLVLTGVNFKIDTNKWQAASTNGHKLALVTGTLDSEYSDPIDFTVPGKSLGELNKILSQSADTSVCNILLSNKTIEFSLPNTKVISRLLEGEYPKINSLIPRTFEYEFTLERKGFESALKRVSYLAERKQKVVKILWELEATQATLYTEATDIGDAVDSVLMKPTTSHSENISIGLNIDYLLEGLKHISTDEIVVRCNKPTQPVIICPMGGLLNQLYLVMPVEIKQGFEKVNNQSTKTEASTQPEPSTEEVTDIAQATDDSENSETEIPSLVAKDTTKGKSTSRSSRTKKEAATA from the coding sequence ATGAAACTAAACATTGAACAATCTAAACTCGCAGAAATTCTAGAAACTGCTTATCTTGCAATTAGTCCTAAGCCTACTGACCCAATTTTAGGAAATATCTTACTGATAGCAAATGAAGATGGGATAGTATCAGCAACAGGAACAAACCTTAACCTCACAATTCATACTACAACGACCGCTAATGTAGAAACGTCAGGTCAGGTAGCACTACCAGCCAAACTATTAACTGACACTATTAACAATGTCAGAGGAGAAATTTCCTTAGAGGTAGAAAACCAAGCCTGCATAATTACTCACAATAGCGGTAAATGCCGTCTGATTGGCGGAAAACCTGACGAATTTCCAACTCTTCCCAAGGGAGAAAATCCAATAGAAGTAAATTTAAGTGCCAAGAAACTCCAAACTGCACTTGAAGGGACACTGTATTGCACCAATGGTGACGAAACAAAGTTAGTTTTAACTGGTGTCAACTTCAAAATTGATACCAATAAGTGGCAAGCTGCTAGTACAAATGGTCACAAATTAGCACTAGTCACAGGAACACTTGATAGCGAATATTCTGATCCAATTGACTTTACTGTTCCAGGTAAGTCACTTGGCGAGTTAAACAAAATTCTCTCTCAAAGTGCCGATACAAGCGTGTGCAATATTCTTCTATCAAATAAAACTATTGAGTTTAGTCTTCCTAATACAAAGGTCATTTCCCGACTTTTAGAGGGAGAATATCCCAAAATCAATAGCTTGATTCCCAGAACATTTGAGTATGAATTTACATTAGAACGCAAGGGATTTGAGAGCGCACTGAAGCGAGTAAGTTATCTAGCTGAACGCAAGCAAAAGGTTGTCAAAATTCTCTGGGAATTGGAAGCTACACAGGCAACACTATACACCGAAGCTACTGATATCGGGGATGCAGTTGACTCGGTACTGATGAAACCAACAACTAGTCATTCAGAAAACATCAGTATTGGATTAAATATCGACTACCTTCTCGAAGGATTAAAGCACATCAGTACTGACGAAATCGTGGTGCGGTGTAACAAACCCACGCAACCAGTCATTATCTGCCCAATGGGAGGACTGCTCAATCAGTTGTATCTGGTCATGCCTGTAGAAATTAAGCAGGGGTTTGAAAAGGTAAATAACCAAAGTACAAAGACAGAAGCCAGCACTCAACCTGAGCCTAGCACTGAAGAAGTAACAGATATAGCACAGGCAACAGATGATAGTGAAAATTCTGAAACAGAAATACCATCTTTAGTAGCAAAAGATACTACTAAAGGCAAGTCAACCTCACGCTCGTCACGAACGAAAAAAGAAGCCGCGACTGCTTAA
- the dnaX gene encoding DNA polymerase III subunit gamma/tau: MYQPLHLKYRPQTLSEVIGQEHIVRTLINAIALQKIAPAYLFSGPKGTGKTSTARIIAKSLNCQSSNEPTTKPCGECNSCKGITASSSVDVTELDAASNSGVELIRELISTIQFAPVEGRFKIFIIDECHALSSQSWQALLKTIESPPRHVVFIFCTTELHKVPETIVSRCQKFDFKRVPVSLVASYLEQISHQESINIAPSAVTAVAKANKGHLRDSLKLLDQLTLLGEEEITSNWVWELSGTISEYDLLTACENIIKGEITGNLGILQDWIESGKQPTAIHTSLVSFLKDLLVCKTNPNGRHLTQLEEDTWEKLVSISQLWNIDQIRNAIAILMARQNLMRDEDAHLWLEATLIEIVPTNKGSHQSQPWKDWKTAQDAINWGKEQLPHLTQAQLQEHWQKLTPINGKKAPAWVEAVQKLQQKQLQQA, translated from the coding sequence ATGTACCAACCACTACATCTCAAATACCGTCCCCAGACTCTTAGTGAAGTTATTGGGCAAGAACATATCGTTCGCACTCTCATAAATGCGATCGCTCTCCAAAAGATTGCACCTGCTTACCTATTTAGCGGCCCCAAAGGTACAGGTAAAACCAGTACCGCCCGCATCATCGCTAAATCCCTCAACTGTCAATCAAGCAATGAGCCGACAACCAAGCCTTGTGGAGAATGCAATTCATGCAAGGGAATTACAGCATCTTCTTCTGTTGATGTAACCGAACTGGATGCAGCAAGCAATAGTGGGGTAGAACTGATCCGAGAGCTTATATCCACTATCCAGTTTGCACCAGTGGAAGGTAGATTCAAAATATTCATTATTGATGAATGTCATGCTCTAAGCAGCCAATCGTGGCAAGCACTCCTCAAAACCATTGAAAGCCCTCCCCGTCATGTAGTATTTATCTTCTGCACAACCGAGTTACACAAAGTTCCAGAAACCATTGTCTCCCGTTGCCAAAAGTTTGACTTTAAGAGAGTTCCTGTCTCGCTAGTTGCAAGCTACCTAGAACAAATATCTCACCAAGAAAGTATCAACATTGCGCCATCAGCAGTTACCGCCGTAGCTAAAGCAAACAAGGGACATCTGCGCGACTCACTCAAACTACTAGATCAGCTAACCCTACTAGGTGAAGAGGAAATTACCTCTAACTGGGTTTGGGAACTATCAGGTACTATTTCCGAATACGATCTACTCACTGCCTGTGAAAATATCATCAAAGGAGAAATTACGGGCAATTTAGGCATCCTTCAAGATTGGATTGAATCTGGTAAACAGCCAACTGCCATTCATACAAGTCTTGTCAGTTTCCTCAAAGACTTACTTGTGTGCAAAACTAATCCCAATGGCAGACATCTTACACAGCTAGAAGAGGACACCTGGGAGAAATTAGTAAGTATCTCGCAGTTGTGGAATATCGACCAGATCCGAAATGCGATCGCCATCTTAATGGCACGCCAAAATCTCATGCGGGATGAAGACGCGCACCTTTGGTTAGAAGCTACACTTATCGAGATAGTTCCAACCAACAAGGGTAGTCACCAATCACAACCCTGGAAAGATTGGAAAACTGCTCAAGATGCGATTAACTGGGGCAAGGAACAGTTACCCCACTTAACACAAGCGCAGTTACAAGAACACTGGCAAAAGCTGACACCTATTAATGGTAAAAAGGCACCTGCTTGGGTAGAAGCTGTCCAAAAGCTGCAACAAAAACAATTACAGCAAGCTTAA